A single genomic interval of Rhea pennata isolate bPtePen1 chromosome 5, bPtePen1.pri, whole genome shotgun sequence harbors:
- the SDHAF2 gene encoding succinate dehydrogenase assembly factor 2, mitochondrial isoform X2 — translation MLRAMATARLCLLSRWALCRPILGHMSVQRNYRGDSPTDSGKDILEIPLPPWQERQDEPLETKRARLLYESRKRGMLENCILLSLFAKENLNRMSERQLNLYDRLINEPSNDWDIYYWATEAKPTPAVFENDVMVMLREFAKNKNKEQRLRQPDLEYLFESSQ, via the exons ATGCTAAGAGCGATGGCGACAGCCAGG ctctgcttgctcTCAAGATGGGCGCTGTGCCGACCCATTTTGGGGCACATGTCTGTGCAGCGTAACTATCGTGGAGACTCCCCCACGGACTCGGGGAAGGACATCCTGGAGATCCCCTTGCCGCCCTGGCAGGAGCGCCAGGATGAACCGCTGGAGACCAAGCGAGCCCGACTGCTGTACGAGAGCAGGAAGAGGGGCATGCTGGAGAACTGCATCCTTCTCAG CCTCTTTGCAAAGGAGAACTTAAACCGCATGAGCGAACGGCAGCTGAACCTCTATGACCGGCTCATCAATGAGCCCAGCAATGACTGGGACATTTACTACTGGGCAACAG AAGCGAAACCCACGCCGGCTGTATTTGAGAATGACGTTATGGTCATGCTGAGGGAGTTTGCCAAGAACAAGAACAAGGAGCAGAGGCTGCGACAGCCAGACCTGGAGTATCTCTTTGAGTCATCGCAATGA
- the SDHAF2 gene encoding succinate dehydrogenase assembly factor 2, mitochondrial isoform X1 — MLRAMATARQLCLLSRWALCRPILGHMSVQRNYRGDSPTDSGKDILEIPLPPWQERQDEPLETKRARLLYESRKRGMLENCILLSLFAKENLNRMSERQLNLYDRLINEPSNDWDIYYWATEAKPTPAVFENDVMVMLREFAKNKNKEQRLRQPDLEYLFESSQ; from the exons ATGCTAAGAGCGATGGCGACAGCCAGG cagctctgcttgctcTCAAGATGGGCGCTGTGCCGACCCATTTTGGGGCACATGTCTGTGCAGCGTAACTATCGTGGAGACTCCCCCACGGACTCGGGGAAGGACATCCTGGAGATCCCCTTGCCGCCCTGGCAGGAGCGCCAGGATGAACCGCTGGAGACCAAGCGAGCCCGACTGCTGTACGAGAGCAGGAAGAGGGGCATGCTGGAGAACTGCATCCTTCTCAG CCTCTTTGCAAAGGAGAACTTAAACCGCATGAGCGAACGGCAGCTGAACCTCTATGACCGGCTCATCAATGAGCCCAGCAATGACTGGGACATTTACTACTGGGCAACAG AAGCGAAACCCACGCCGGCTGTATTTGAGAATGACGTTATGGTCATGCTGAGGGAGTTTGCCAAGAACAAGAACAAGGAGCAGAGGCTGCGACAGCCAGACCTGGAGTATCTCTTTGAGTCATCGCAATGA
- the SDHAF2 gene encoding succinate dehydrogenase assembly factor 2, mitochondrial isoform X3 — MSVQRNYRGDSPTDSGKDILEIPLPPWQERQDEPLETKRARLLYESRKRGMLENCILLSLFAKENLNRMSERQLNLYDRLINEPSNDWDIYYWATEAKPTPAVFENDVMVMLREFAKNKNKEQRLRQPDLEYLFESSQ; from the exons ATGTCTGTGCAGCGTAACTATCGTGGAGACTCCCCCACGGACTCGGGGAAGGACATCCTGGAGATCCCCTTGCCGCCCTGGCAGGAGCGCCAGGATGAACCGCTGGAGACCAAGCGAGCCCGACTGCTGTACGAGAGCAGGAAGAGGGGCATGCTGGAGAACTGCATCCTTCTCAG CCTCTTTGCAAAGGAGAACTTAAACCGCATGAGCGAACGGCAGCTGAACCTCTATGACCGGCTCATCAATGAGCCCAGCAATGACTGGGACATTTACTACTGGGCAACAG AAGCGAAACCCACGCCGGCTGTATTTGAGAATGACGTTATGGTCATGCTGAGGGAGTTTGCCAAGAACAAGAACAAGGAGCAGAGGCTGCGACAGCCAGACCTGGAGTATCTCTTTGAGTCATCGCAATGA
- the LRRC10B gene encoding leucine-rich repeat-containing protein 10B, giving the protein MGSGGSAGRAERLPSGAAEQLCGGERCLELSGRVLRRVPAAVCAMRGLQKLYISGVGLREVPAELVALRRLRTLALDGNELLEVPEVLCFLPCLAHLYLGRNGLQGLPPAFARLQSLRCLWLEGNFVARFPRALLCLPSLQSLQLGDNRLAHLPAALPRMAGLRGLWLYGNRFEAFPPALLHMAQLRVLDLDRNRINHFPDLTSLHSLRLLCYDHNPARAPPRTGPIVRLVGDGARELMEARCQSLQAQQEEEEAAAEAPQASGSPPPEGISLVAQGT; this is encoded by the coding sequence aTGGGCAGCGGCGGTTCGGCAGGGCGGGCCGAGCGGCTGCCGTCGGGCGCAGCGGAGCAGCTGTGCGGCGGCGAGAGGTGCCTGGAGCTGAGCGGGCGGGTGCTGCGGCGGGTGCCGGCGGCCGTGTGCGCCATGCGCGGCTTGCAGAAGCTCTACATCAGCGGTGTGGGGCTGCGGGAGGTGCCGGCCGAGCTGGTAGCCCTGCGACGCCTCCGCACCCTGGCCCTGGACGGCAACGAACTACTGGAGGTGCCCGAGGTGCTGTGCTTCCTGCCCTGCCTGGCCCACCTCTACCTGGGCCGCAAtgggctgcaggggctgccgCCTGCCTTTGCCCGGCTGCAGAGCCTGCGCTGTCTCTGGCTGGAGGGCAACTTCGTGGCTCGCTTCCCCCGTGCCCTGCTGTGCCTGCCCAGcctgcagagcctgcagctGGGTGACAACCGCCTGGCCCACCTGCCTGCGGCACTGCCCCGCATGGCTGGCCTGCGTGGACTCTGGCTCTATGGCAACCGCTTCGAGGCCTTCCCCCCGGCTCTGCTGCACATGGCCCAACTCCGAGTGCTCGACCTTGACCGCAACCGCATTAACCACTTTCCTGACCTGACCTCGCTGCACAGCCTGCGCCTGCTCTGCTACGACCACAACCCAGCCCGGGCGCCGCCCCGCACTGGCCCTATCGTCCGCCTGGTGGGTGATGGTGCCCGCGAGCTCATGGAGGCCCGCTGCCAGAGCCTCCAGGcccagcaggaagaggaggaggctgcCGCTGAGGCCCCACAGGCCTCTGGCTCCCCACCACCTGAGGGCATCTCCCTTGTGGCTCAGGGGACGTGA